The Glycine soja cultivar W05 chromosome 8, ASM419377v2, whole genome shotgun sequence genome has a window encoding:
- the LOC114424065 gene encoding uncharacterized protein LOC114424065 codes for MAPYEALYGRRCRTPLCWSELEEGLTLGPEVVHQTTKKVKLIQEKMRTAQSRQKSYHDKRRNDLEFEVGDHVFLRVTPWTGYIRDPSHVIELDDVQVKENLTYETLPLRIEDRQTKHLRGKEIPLVKVIWGGASGEDATWELESQMQEAHPSLFE; via the exons ATGGCTCCTTATGAAGCTttgtatggtagaaggtgtaggacaccccTATGTTGGTCAGAGCTCGAAGAAGGCCTTACCTTAGGACCAGAAGTGGTACATCAAACCACAAAGAAGGTCAAGTTAATCCAAGAAAAGATGAGGACTGCTCAGAGTAGGCAGAAAAGTTATCATGATAAGAGGAGGAATGATCTGGAATTcgaggttggtgatcatgtattcttgagagtcactccGTGGACTGGG TATATCCGTGATCCATCCCATGTGATTGAATTGGATGATGTACAAGTGAAGGAGaatttgacatatgaaacattgccTTTGAGGATTGAGGATAGGCAAACAAAACACCTAAGAGGGAAAGAGATTCCGTTGGTCAAGGTGATCTGGGGAGGTGCATCAGGAGAAGATGCCACGTGGGAATTAGAAAGTCAGATGCAAGAAGCTCACCCATCCTTGTTTGAGTAA